The following are encoded together in the Zingiber officinale cultivar Zhangliang unplaced genomic scaffold, Zo_v1.1 ctg209, whole genome shotgun sequence genome:
- the LOC122036791 gene encoding cytochrome b561 and DOMON domain-containing protein At3g59070-like has product MASLFKLISLLFLGAVISSSVPCHAKTCSGYTFSGGRSFSSCTDLQHLGAALYYNHDASENAVSVAFKAPQSSTGWVAWGLNPNSTKMVGTQAVVAFHHSNGSLVAYPTRLDSYAPSMQPQPPLSFPVTDVSAEYVKKEMIIFATLRLAGGATKFNQVWQEGSTVSHDVPQAHSMAGDNIKSLGSIDFQ; this is encoded by the coding sequence ATGGCGTCCCTTTTCAAGCTCATCTCTCTTCTTTTCCTCGGAGCAGTGATCTCCTCCTCCGTCCCCTGTCACGCGAAGACTTGCTCCGGCTACACCTTCTCCGGCGGCAGATCTTTCAGCTCCTGCACCGACCTCCAGCACCTGGGCGCCGCCCTCTACTACAACCACGACGCCTCCGAGAACGCGGTCTCCGTCGCCTTCAAGGCCCCGCAGAGCTCCACCGGCTGGGTCGCGTGGGGGCTCAACCCGAACAGCACCAAGatggtcggcacgcaggccgtcgTCGCGTTCCACCACTCCAACGGCAGCCTGGTCGCCTACCCCACGCGGCTCGACAGCTACGCCCCCTCGATGCAGCCGCAGCCGCCGCTGAGCTTCCCGGTGACCGACGTGTCGGCGGAGTACGTCAAGAAGGAGATGATCATCTTCGCGACCCTGAGGCTCGCCGGCGGCGCCACCAAGTTCAACCAAGTCTGGCAGGAAGGCAGCACAGTGTCCCACGACGTTCCGCAGGCACACTCCATGGCCGGCGACAACATCAAATCCTTGGGATCCATTGACTTCCAGTAA